A region from the Linepithema humile isolate Giens D197 chromosome 1, Lhum_UNIL_v1.0, whole genome shotgun sequence genome encodes:
- the Blos1 gene encoding biogenesis of lysosome-related organelles complex 1 subunit 1 — protein sequence MLSSIVKEHQSKQVIRKERQEQKRKEAVQAASNLTQALVDHLNVGVAQAYLNQKKLDAEAKQLQHSATNFAKQTQLWLNLVESFSSALKEIGDAENWARSIEGDMRTIATALEYSYKATQENQNVSNT from the exons ATGTTATCATCAATTGTGAAAGAACATCAGAGCAAGCAAGtgataagaaaagaaagacaAG AACAAAAACGAAAAGAAGCTGTTCAGGCTGCAAGCAATTTAACGCAAGCTCTTGTTGATCATTTAAATGTTgg AGTAGCTCAGGCGTATTTAAATCAGAAAAAACTAGATGCAGAAGCAAAACAATTACAGCATAGTGCAACCAATTTTGCCAAACAAACACAATTATGGTTGAATTTGGTAGAATCTTTTTCAAGTGCATTAAAGGAGATTGGAGATGCAGAAAACTGGGCACGCAGTATAGAAGGAGATATGAGAACAATAGCCACTGCCTtagaatattcatataaag cTACACAAGAGAAtcaaaatgttagcaatacTTGA